A single region of the Polymorphum gilvum SL003B-26A1 genome encodes:
- a CDS encoding DUF4202 domain-containing protein codes for MKERSARLERALAAIDAANAADPTLEDGRPAALVYGERMSAELERLFPDADEVLRIAARGQHVERWTLPRNAYPDGREGYLAWRREQGRRHGARVAEIMAEAGFAPEDAARAGRMLRKEGLKRDAGAQRLEDVICFVFLRWYFPAFAARRDAEDLARIVAKTARKMSVEARARALEDFDLPAPFAAPFRD; via the coding sequence GTGAAGGAACGGTCGGCGCGACTGGAACGCGCGCTGGCGGCGATCGATGCCGCCAATGCCGCCGACCCAACCCTGGAGGACGGCCGGCCGGCGGCTCTCGTCTACGGCGAGCGCATGAGCGCCGAACTCGAGCGGCTGTTTCCCGACGCCGACGAGGTGCTGCGCATCGCCGCGCGCGGCCAGCATGTCGAACGCTGGACCCTGCCGCGCAACGCCTATCCGGACGGACGCGAGGGCTATCTCGCCTGGCGACGCGAACAGGGCCGCCGCCATGGCGCGCGCGTCGCCGAGATCATGGCCGAAGCGGGCTTCGCCCCTGAAGATGCCGCGCGCGCCGGGCGGATGCTGCGCAAGGAAGGTCTCAAGCGCGACGCCGGCGCGCAGCGGCTGGAGGACGTTATCTGCTTCGTGTTCCTGCGCTGGTATTTCCCGGCCTTCGCCGCCAGGCGCGATGCGGAGGATCTCGCCCGCATCGTCGCCAAGACGGCGCGCAAGATGTCGGTGGAGGCGCGCGCACGGGCGCTCGAGGACTTCGACCTGCCCGCGCCCTTCGCGGCGCCGTTCAGGGACTGA
- a CDS encoding 3-keto-5-aminohexanoate cleavage protein produces MIPLPTVMVAPNGARRTKADHPALPVTIPEIVATAAACHAEGAGAIHAHVRDAAGRHVLDAGLYLELMSELGRTVPQMLVQITTEAVDIYTPEQQRALVRAVRPAAVSVALREMVPDVEEEPAAGTFYAETREAGIAVQHILYDVADLRRFLALAAAGVVPGPTHQVLFVLGRYAVDQQSAPADLDPFLAVLDTARATSALPALDWAVCAFGRHETECLVSAVARGGKARIGFENSLWNADGSLARDNAERVRELVGRLRTRALP; encoded by the coding sequence ATGATCCCGCTGCCGACCGTCATGGTCGCCCCCAACGGCGCCCGCCGCACCAAGGCCGACCATCCGGCGCTGCCAGTGACCATCCCGGAGATCGTCGCCACCGCCGCGGCCTGCCATGCCGAGGGCGCCGGCGCGATCCATGCCCATGTCCGCGACGCCGCCGGCCGCCACGTGCTCGACGCCGGCCTCTATCTGGAACTGATGTCGGAACTGGGCAGGACCGTGCCGCAAATGCTGGTCCAGATCACCACCGAGGCGGTGGATATCTATACCCCGGAGCAGCAGCGTGCCCTGGTGCGCGCGGTACGGCCCGCGGCGGTGTCGGTTGCCCTGCGGGAGATGGTGCCGGATGTCGAAGAGGAACCGGCCGCCGGCACCTTCTATGCCGAGACCCGGGAGGCAGGGATTGCGGTCCAGCACATCTTGTACGACGTCGCCGACCTCCGCCGCTTCCTGGCGCTTGCCGCAGCCGGCGTGGTTCCGGGACCTACGCATCAGGTGCTGTTCGTGCTCGGCCGCTACGCCGTCGACCAGCAGAGCGCACCCGCCGACCTCGACCCCTTCCTCGCCGTGCTCGACACGGCGCGCGCTACGAGCGCGCTTCCGGCGCTCGACTGGGCCGTGTGCGCCTTCGGCCGCCACGAGACGGAGTGTCTGGTCTCTGCCGTCGCGCGCGGCGGCAAGGCGCGTATCGGCTTCGAGAATTCGCTGTGGAACGCCGACGGTTCGCTCGCGCGCGACAATGCCGAGCGCGTGCGCGAGCTGGTCGGCAGGCTCAGGACCCGGGCCTTGCCGTGA
- a CDS encoding cytochrome c oxidase subunit 3, whose product MAGDARSPLEHLPGDLMMWVLIVSELLVFGAGLAAFLAVRLADPAGFAEAQDHLYRAAAGFNTLVLVTSGLLAALAVRLRETGRRAPARGLLAGAAGLGLVFLVVKGLEYADAAGAGLGVESHAFFTFYYLLTGFHAAHVAAGMVILGLVAWKDEPRAVEAGAAFWHMVDLVWVLLFPVIYLLR is encoded by the coding sequence GTGGCCGGCGACGCCCGCAGCCCGCTCGAGCATCTGCCGGGCGACCTGATGATGTGGGTGCTGATCGTCTCCGAGCTGCTGGTCTTCGGCGCCGGGCTTGCCGCCTTCCTCGCCGTACGCCTCGCCGATCCGGCCGGCTTCGCCGAGGCGCAGGATCATCTGTACCGGGCTGCGGCCGGCTTCAACACCCTTGTCCTGGTCACCTCCGGACTGCTCGCGGCCCTCGCCGTGAGGCTGCGCGAGACGGGGCGGCGGGCGCCGGCACGTGGCCTGCTCGCCGGAGCGGCCGGCCTCGGCCTGGTCTTCCTTGTGGTCAAGGGGCTGGAATATGCTGATGCGGCCGGCGCCGGCCTCGGCGTCGAGAGCCATGCCTTCTTCACCTTCTACTACCTGCTCACCGGCTTCCACGCCGCCCATGTCGCCGCCGGCATGGTCATCCTCGGCCTGGTCGCGTGGAAGGACGAGCCGCGCGCGGTCGAGGCGGGCGCCGCCTTCTGGCACATGGTCGACCTCGTCTGGGTTCTGCTGTTCCCGGTCATCTATCTGCTGAGGTAA
- a CDS encoding Re/Si-specific NAD(P)(+) transhydrogenase subunit alpha, with amino-acid sequence MKIGAPREIFEGEARVAMTPDSAVHLQKLGHSCVIEAGAGTLAGFSDASYQAVGVEVVASAEALFDAADVIVKVRPPTESEAGLLSPGKTLISFFYPAQSAELLELCKAKGANVIAMDMVPRISRAQKMDALSSMANIAGYRAVIEAGNNFGRFFTGQVTAAGKVPPAKVLVIGAGVAGLAAIGTATSLGAITYAFDVRPEVAEQIESMGAEFVFLEFEETQDGAATGGYAAPSSPEFREKQLAKFRELAPDMDIVITTALIPGRPAPKLWLADMVAAMKTGSVVVDLAAERGGNCDLTVADQKVVSDNGVTVIGYTDFPSRMASQASTLYSTNIRHMLADLTPGKDGVLVHNMEDDVIRGATVTYAGEITFPPPPPKVQAIAAAKPKEKPKELTPEEKRAQELAAFKAQTRRQAALLTVGGAAMLLVGLVAPVSFLQHFVVFVLACFVGFQVIWNVSHSLHTPLMAITNAISSIIILGALMQIGSGSILVILLAALAVFMAGINIFGGFLVTRRMLAMFQKS; translated from the coding sequence ATGAAGATCGGGGCACCTAGGGAGATATTCGAGGGGGAGGCCAGGGTGGCCATGACCCCGGACAGTGCTGTCCATCTTCAGAAACTGGGGCACAGCTGCGTGATTGAGGCCGGCGCAGGAACGCTTGCCGGGTTCTCCGACGCGTCCTACCAGGCGGTTGGCGTGGAGGTGGTGGCGAGCGCCGAGGCGCTGTTTGACGCCGCCGACGTCATCGTCAAGGTGCGTCCGCCGACGGAATCTGAAGCCGGCCTGCTGAGCCCCGGCAAGACGCTGATCAGCTTCTTCTATCCGGCGCAGTCGGCCGAGTTGCTCGAGCTTTGCAAGGCGAAGGGTGCCAACGTCATTGCCATGGACATGGTGCCGCGCATCTCGCGCGCCCAGAAGATGGACGCCCTGTCCTCCATGGCCAACATCGCCGGCTACCGTGCCGTGATCGAGGCCGGCAACAACTTCGGCCGCTTCTTCACCGGCCAGGTGACGGCTGCCGGCAAGGTGCCGCCGGCCAAGGTTCTGGTCATCGGCGCCGGCGTCGCCGGCCTTGCCGCGATCGGCACGGCGACATCGCTCGGCGCCATCACTTATGCCTTCGACGTGCGCCCCGAGGTGGCCGAGCAGATCGAATCCATGGGCGCCGAGTTCGTCTTCCTCGAATTCGAGGAGACGCAGGACGGTGCGGCGACCGGCGGCTATGCGGCCCCGTCCAGCCCCGAGTTCCGCGAGAAGCAGCTGGCGAAGTTCCGCGAGCTTGCCCCGGACATGGACATCGTCATCACAACGGCGCTGATTCCAGGCCGTCCGGCGCCCAAGCTGTGGCTCGCCGACATGGTCGCGGCCATGAAGACCGGCTCGGTCGTCGTCGACCTCGCCGCCGAGCGCGGCGGCAACTGCGACCTGACCGTGGCGGACCAGAAGGTCGTCAGCGACAATGGCGTGACGGTCATCGGCTACACCGACTTCCCGAGCCGCATGGCCTCGCAGGCGTCTACGCTCTACTCGACCAACATCCGCCACATGCTGGCCGACCTGACGCCGGGCAAGGACGGCGTCCTCGTCCACAACATGGAGGACGACGTCATCCGCGGCGCCACCGTGACCTACGCCGGCGAGATCACGTTCCCGCCGCCGCCGCCCAAGGTGCAGGCGATCGCGGCGGCCAAGCCGAAAGAGAAACCGAAGGAACTGACGCCGGAAGAGAAACGGGCGCAGGAACTGGCGGCCTTCAAGGCGCAGACGCGCCGTCAGGCCGCCCTCTTGACCGTCGGCGGCGCCGCGATGCTGCTCGTCGGCCTGGTTGCTCCGGTCAGCTTCCTCCAGCATTTCGTCGTCTTCGTGCTGGCCTGCTTCGTTGGCTTCCAGGTGATCTGGAACGTCTCGCACAGCCTGCATACGCCGCTGATGGCGATCACCAACGCCATCTCGTCGATCATCATCCTCGGCGCCCTGATGCAGATCGGGTCGGGATCCATCCTCGTGATCCTTCTGGCCGCGCTGGCGGTCTTCATGGCCGGCATCAACATCTTCGGCGGCTTCCTCGTCACCCGGCGAATGCTCGCCATGTTCCAGAAGTCGTAA
- the purU gene encoding formyltetrahydrofolate deformylase, whose amino-acid sequence MTTKSFVLTLSCEDRPGIVAAVTTELADLGANIAESDQFWDQVTNRFFMRIAFIAPEGVGREAIEKALSPAIARFDMKTTLVDRSVRPKMIIMVSKFDHALLHLLYQIRVGWLEAEVVAIVSNHEDSRRTADYEDVPFHHWPVTKANKAEQEEKLLTLVKDTGADLVVLARYMQILSDSLSKRLFGKVINIHHSFLPSFKGARPYHQAHERGVKMIGATAHYVTADLDEGPIIEQDVERVNHSLSAADFAARGRDIEARVLARAVKYHLESRVMIVGTKTIVFTR is encoded by the coding sequence GTGACCACGAAATCCTTTGTTCTGACCCTGTCCTGCGAAGACCGTCCGGGCATCGTCGCCGCCGTGACCACGGAACTGGCGGATCTGGGCGCCAACATCGCCGAGAGCGACCAGTTCTGGGATCAGGTCACCAACCGCTTCTTCATGCGCATCGCTTTCATCGCGCCCGAGGGTGTCGGCCGCGAGGCGATCGAGAAGGCGCTGTCGCCGGCCATCGCCCGATTCGACATGAAGACCACGCTGGTCGACCGGTCGGTGCGGCCGAAGATGATCATCATGGTGTCGAAGTTCGACCACGCGCTGCTGCACCTGCTCTACCAGATCCGCGTCGGCTGGCTGGAGGCGGAGGTGGTCGCCATCGTCTCCAACCACGAGGACAGCCGGCGCACCGCCGACTACGAGGACGTACCGTTTCATCACTGGCCGGTAACCAAGGCCAACAAGGCCGAGCAGGAGGAAAAGCTGCTGACGCTGGTCAAGGACACCGGCGCCGACCTCGTCGTGCTCGCCCGCTACATGCAGATCCTGTCGGATTCGCTGTCGAAGCGGCTGTTCGGCAAGGTGATCAACATCCACCACTCATTCCTGCCGAGCTTCAAGGGTGCGCGCCCCTACCACCAGGCGCACGAGCGCGGGGTCAAGATGATCGGCGCCACTGCCCATTACGTCACCGCCGATCTCGACGAGGGGCCGATCATCGAGCAGGATGTGGAACGGGTGAACCACTCGCTTTCGGCCGCCGACTTCGCGGCCCGCGGTCGCGACATCGAGGCGCGCGTGCTCGCCCGGGCGGTTAAGTATCATCTGGAAAGCCGGGTCATGATCGTCGGCACCAAGACCATCGTCTTCACCCGCTGA
- a CDS encoding NAD(P)(+) transhydrogenase (Re/Si-specific) subunit beta, translating into MAYGFTTAAYVVAAVLFILSLGGLSGQESAKRAVWYGIAGMALAVFATLIGPGAGNWALSVVLVVAGGAIGWFVAQRVQMTEMPQLVAAMHSLVGLAAVFVGFNADLELGRVLRLDEAGRAALEGFAAVIAKKDAVEVAILRVEVFLGVFIGAITFTGSVIAFGKLAGKVDGKAKKLPGGHALNAGAALASLTLGVMYFNGAGVWTLVLMTLLAFFIGYHLIMGIGGADMPVVVSMLNSYSGWAAAAIGFTLGNDLLIVVGALVGASGAILSYIMCKAMNRHFVSVILGGFGATTGPAMEVEGEQIAIDAEGVASALNDADSVIIVPGYGMAVAQAQQSVSELTRKLRAAGKEVRFAIHPVAGRLPGHMNVLLAEAKVPYDIVLEMDEINEDFPSTDVVIVIGSNDIVNPAAQEDPNSPIAGMPVLEVWKAKQVFVSKRGQGTGYSGIENPLFYKDNTRMFYGDAKASIDSLLPLIH; encoded by the coding sequence ATGGCTTACGGATTCACCACCGCCGCCTATGTGGTCGCGGCTGTCCTCTTCATCCTGTCTCTGGGCGGCCTGTCGGGCCAGGAGAGCGCGAAGCGCGCCGTCTGGTACGGCATTGCCGGCATGGCGCTCGCGGTGTTCGCAACCCTGATCGGTCCAGGCGCCGGCAATTGGGCGCTGTCGGTCGTGCTGGTCGTCGCGGGCGGCGCCATAGGCTGGTTCGTGGCGCAACGCGTCCAGATGACCGAGATGCCGCAACTGGTCGCGGCCATGCACAGCCTGGTCGGCCTCGCGGCTGTTTTCGTCGGCTTCAACGCCGACCTTGAGCTTGGCCGGGTGCTCCGGCTGGACGAGGCCGGGCGCGCGGCGCTGGAGGGCTTCGCCGCGGTGATCGCCAAGAAGGACGCCGTCGAGGTCGCCATCCTGCGCGTCGAAGTGTTCCTCGGCGTCTTCATCGGCGCGATCACCTTTACCGGCTCCGTCATCGCTTTTGGCAAGCTTGCCGGCAAGGTGGATGGTAAGGCGAAGAAGCTGCCCGGCGGCCATGCGCTCAACGCGGGCGCGGCCCTCGCCTCGCTGACGCTCGGCGTGATGTATTTCAACGGTGCCGGCGTCTGGACGCTGGTGCTGATGACGCTGCTGGCGTTCTTCATCGGCTATCACCTGATCATGGGGATCGGCGGGGCCGATATGCCCGTCGTGGTCTCGATGCTGAACAGCTATTCCGGCTGGGCGGCAGCGGCGATCGGCTTCACGCTCGGCAACGACCTGCTCATTGTGGTGGGTGCGCTGGTCGGCGCGTCGGGCGCGATCCTGAGCTACATCATGTGCAAGGCGATGAACCGGCACTTCGTCAGCGTCATCCTGGGCGGCTTCGGCGCAACCACGGGACCGGCGATGGAAGTGGAGGGCGAACAGATCGCCATCGATGCCGAGGGCGTCGCCTCCGCGCTCAACGATGCCGACAGCGTCATCATCGTGCCGGGCTACGGCATGGCGGTGGCTCAGGCACAGCAGTCGGTGTCGGAACTGACCCGCAAGCTGCGGGCCGCCGGCAAGGAAGTGCGCTTCGCCATCCATCCGGTTGCCGGCCGCCTGCCGGGACACATGAACGTGCTCCTCGCCGAGGCCAAGGTGCCGTACGACATCGTGCTGGAAATGGACGAGATCAACGAGGACTTCCCGAGCACGGACGTGGTCATCGTCATCGGCTCCAACGACATCGTCAATCCGGCCGCTCAGGAGGATCCCAACAGTCCGATCGCCGGCATGCCGGTTCTCGAGGTCTGGAAGGCAAAGCAGGTCTTCGTCTCCAAGCGCGGCCAGGGCACCGGCTACTCCGGCATCGAGAACCCGCTGTTCTACAAGGACAACACGCGCATGTTCTACGGCGACGCCAAGGCCAGCATCGACAGTCTGCTGCCGCTGATCCACTGA
- a CDS encoding TRAP transporter substrate-binding protein, with amino-acid sequence MTAAKTETPTPAVTRRSFLRTGALAGGAAAGTALAAPAVLAQAPLVVKMQTSWPSSDIWMDFAREYTTRVEEMSGGRLKIDLMPAGAVVGAFQVMDAVNDGVIDAAHTVPVYWYGKSKAASFFGTGPVFGGSATTMLGWFYQGGGADLYRELTQDILGLNVYGFMGFPMPAQPFGWFKGEVNTAADLQGFKYRTVGLAADLLQAMGMSVAQLPGGEIVPAMERGVIDAFEFNNPSSDLRFGAPDVAKNYYLSSYHQASESFEFLFNKDFFDDLDPDLQAIVKYGVEAASTSNTALAMENYSNDLQKIQNELGVTVHRTSKDILAAQLEAWDKIIAQLEEDPFSKKVMDSQRAWVDKVAYYELMNAPDLALAYEHYFPGKLKL; translated from the coding sequence ATGACTGCCGCAAAGACAGAAACGCCGACTCCGGCGGTGACCCGCCGTTCGTTCCTGCGTACCGGCGCCCTCGCCGGCGGCGCCGCGGCCGGAACGGCCCTGGCCGCTCCCGCGGTGCTCGCGCAGGCTCCGCTCGTCGTCAAGATGCAGACGTCCTGGCCGTCGTCGGACATCTGGATGGACTTCGCGCGCGAGTACACGACCCGCGTCGAGGAAATGTCCGGCGGCCGTCTCAAGATCGACCTGATGCCGGCCGGCGCGGTTGTCGGCGCCTTCCAGGTGATGGACGCCGTCAACGACGGCGTCATCGACGCCGCCCACACCGTTCCGGTCTACTGGTACGGCAAGAGCAAGGCCGCCTCGTTCTTCGGTACCGGCCCGGTGTTCGGCGGTTCGGCGACCACCATGCTCGGCTGGTTCTACCAGGGCGGCGGCGCGGATCTCTACCGCGAACTGACCCAGGACATCCTCGGCCTCAACGTTTACGGCTTCATGGGCTTCCCGATGCCGGCGCAGCCGTTCGGCTGGTTCAAGGGCGAGGTCAACACCGCCGCCGACCTGCAGGGCTTCAAGTACCGTACTGTCGGCCTGGCCGCCGACCTGCTGCAGGCCATGGGCATGAGCGTCGCCCAGCTGCCCGGCGGCGAGATCGTGCCGGCGATGGAGCGCGGCGTGATCGACGCCTTCGAGTTCAACAACCCGTCCTCGGACCTGCGCTTCGGTGCCCCGGACGTGGCCAAGAACTATTATCTGTCGTCCTACCACCAGGCCTCGGAGAGCTTCGAGTTCCTGTTCAACAAGGACTTCTTCGACGACCTTGATCCGGACCTGCAGGCGATCGTCAAGTACGGCGTCGAGGCCGCCTCGACCTCCAACACCGCGCTGGCGATGGAGAACTACTCCAACGACCTGCAGAAGATCCAGAATGAGCTGGGCGTCACCGTGCACCGCACGTCGAAGGATATCCTGGCCGCGCAGCTCGAGGCCTGGGACAAGATCATCGCCCAGCTCGAGGAGGATCCGTTCTCCAAGAAGGTGATGGACAGCCAGCGCGCCTGGGTCGACAAGGTCGCCTATTACGAGCTGATGAACGCCCCAGACCTGGCGCTCGCCTACGAGCACTACTTCCCGGGCAAGCTCAAGCTCTGA
- a CDS encoding Crp/Fnr family transcriptional regulator, translated as MKPEYAEIARKSLLLAAAPDPVRETLLTGARTRSFDRGATIFLQGERANAIYIVADGWVKLFRIAPNGTEAVVGVFTKGSSFGEAVAFRHDVYPVSAEAVTDCTLIRIEADAILRMITERPEIAVSILSATFVHLHNLVAQVQQLKAQTGAQRVAEFLLELCDCDSGTCTVVLPYDKALIAGRLGLKPESLSRAFAKLRDYGVTIRQYHAEISDINRLRDYAEEDAAMTWGRSQ; from the coding sequence ATGAAGCCCGAATATGCCGAGATCGCCCGCAAGTCGCTGCTTCTCGCGGCGGCTCCCGACCCGGTCCGCGAAACCCTGCTCACCGGAGCGCGCACCCGCAGCTTCGACCGCGGCGCGACGATCTTCCTGCAGGGCGAGCGGGCCAATGCCATATACATCGTCGCCGACGGCTGGGTGAAGCTGTTCCGCATCGCTCCCAACGGCACGGAGGCCGTGGTCGGCGTGTTCACCAAGGGCAGCAGCTTCGGCGAGGCGGTGGCGTTCCGCCACGACGTCTATCCGGTCAGCGCGGAAGCGGTCACCGACTGCACGCTGATCCGCATCGAGGCCGACGCCATTCTGCGCATGATCACCGAGCGTCCGGAGATCGCCGTATCGATCCTGTCGGCCACCTTTGTCCACCTCCACAACCTCGTCGCCCAGGTGCAGCAGCTCAAGGCCCAGACCGGCGCGCAGCGGGTCGCCGAGTTCCTGCTCGAACTGTGCGACTGCGACAGCGGCACCTGCACGGTCGTGCTTCCCTACGACAAGGCGCTGATCGCCGGCCGGCTCGGCCTGAAGCCGGAGAGCCTGTCTCGCGCCTTCGCCAAGCTGCGCGACTACGGCGTGACGATCCGCCAGTACCACGCAGAGATCAGCGACATAAACCGTCTGCGCGACTATGCCGAAGAGGATGCCGCCATGACCTGGGGCCGCAGCCAGTGA